The Miltoncostaea oceani genome includes a region encoding these proteins:
- a CDS encoding ketopantoate reductase family protein, whose product MGAGAVGTYYGALLARRGHDLTMVARGAHLDAMRRTGTAIVRELDGARWDVPVRALAAPAGPPPDLVVVTVKSHHTTAAAEALAGVVAPGTPVLSLQNGVENVGRLGAVLGAERVLGAIAFVGLRVEEPGVVDHEAEGWVRMGDPAGPTALADAVHAIVAPAWDVTLSERIVHDQWHKLLWNAGFNAICAITGATAGETLATPGSEALVREAMWEVVAVAARHGVTLTEEDVAGMAAPNAALRDYHPSTARDLAAGKPLERDALCGFLAREGAALGVPVPVNRVLDGLLALQEDRRARGEGFHRHP is encoded by the coding sequence ATGGGAGCGGGAGCGGTCGGCACCTACTACGGGGCGCTGCTGGCGCGCCGTGGTCACGATCTCACGATGGTCGCGCGGGGCGCCCACCTCGACGCGATGCGGCGCACCGGGACGGCGATCGTACGGGAGCTCGACGGCGCCCGCTGGGACGTGCCCGTCCGCGCCCTCGCCGCGCCCGCCGGACCACCGCCGGACCTCGTCGTCGTCACCGTCAAGTCGCACCACACGACCGCCGCCGCGGAGGCCCTCGCCGGGGTCGTCGCCCCCGGCACCCCCGTCCTGTCGCTCCAGAACGGCGTCGAGAACGTCGGGCGGCTCGGCGCCGTGCTCGGCGCGGAGCGGGTGCTCGGCGCGATCGCCTTCGTCGGCCTCCGCGTCGAGGAGCCCGGGGTCGTCGACCACGAGGCCGAGGGGTGGGTGCGCATGGGGGACCCCGCCGGCCCGACGGCCCTCGCCGACGCCGTCCACGCCATCGTCGCCCCCGCCTGGGACGTGACGCTCTCCGAGCGGATCGTCCACGACCAGTGGCACAAGCTGCTGTGGAACGCCGGCTTCAACGCCATCTGCGCCATCACCGGCGCGACCGCCGGCGAGACCCTCGCCACCCCCGGCTCCGAGGCCCTCGTGCGGGAGGCGATGTGGGAGGTCGTCGCCGTCGCCGCCCGGCACGGCGTGACCCTCACCGAGGAGGACGTGGCGGGCATGGCCGCCCCCAACGCCGCCCTCCGCGACTACCACCCGTCGACCGCCCGCGACCTCGCCGCCGGCAAGCCGCTGGAGCGCGACGCGCTCTGCGGGTTCCTCGCGCGGGAGGGGGCCGCGCTCGGCGTCCCCGTGCCCGTGAACCGCGTCCTCGACGGCCTCCTCGCACTGCAGGAGGACCGCCGGGCCCGCGGTGAAGGCTTTCACCGCCACCCGTAA
- a CDS encoding D-alanine--D-alanine ligase family protein → MRVAVLKGGRSLEREVSLRSGANAEAALRRLGHDVLEVDVDQHLVRTLRNERPDAAFIALHGRGGEDGTVQELLEILEIPYTGPGVLACERTWDKVVAKAHFDAAGIPTPPAYAFRQDAFRELGAAEALPDIRERLGLPLVVKPAKQGSALGISVAHDAAEVPGALMSALSYDDRVLLERFVPGRELAISVLGTGEPWALPVVEATPIGRDFYDFEARYTPGLTEFVAPARLPDEVAQEAARLAIACFRALGCRGLSRVDMILDPDDRLWVLEINAIPGMTDTSLLPKAAEAAGLGFDEVVERILAEAALGA, encoded by the coding sequence GTGAGGGTCGCCGTTCTGAAGGGCGGGCGGTCGCTGGAGCGCGAGGTGAGCCTCCGCTCCGGCGCGAACGCCGAGGCCGCGCTCCGCCGCCTCGGGCACGACGTGCTGGAGGTCGACGTCGACCAGCACCTCGTCCGCACGCTCCGCAACGAGCGCCCCGACGCGGCGTTCATCGCCCTCCACGGCCGCGGCGGCGAGGACGGGACCGTGCAGGAGCTGCTCGAGATCCTGGAGATCCCGTACACCGGCCCCGGCGTGCTGGCGTGCGAGCGCACGTGGGACAAGGTCGTCGCGAAGGCCCACTTCGACGCCGCCGGCATCCCGACGCCCCCGGCGTACGCGTTCCGCCAGGACGCCTTCCGCGAGCTCGGCGCGGCCGAGGCCCTGCCGGACATCCGGGAGCGGCTGGGGCTGCCCCTGGTGGTGAAGCCCGCCAAGCAGGGCTCCGCGCTCGGCATCTCGGTCGCCCACGACGCCGCCGAGGTCCCGGGGGCGTTGATGAGCGCCCTGTCGTACGACGACCGCGTGCTGCTGGAGCGGTTCGTGCCCGGCCGGGAGCTGGCGATCTCCGTGCTCGGCACAGGGGAGCCGTGGGCCCTCCCGGTGGTGGAGGCGACGCCGATCGGCCGCGACTTCTACGACTTCGAGGCCCGCTACACCCCGGGCCTGACCGAGTTCGTCGCCCCGGCGCGCCTGCCGGACGAGGTGGCGCAGGAGGCCGCGCGCCTGGCGATCGCCTGCTTCCGGGCGCTCGGGTGCCGCGGCCTGAGCCGCGTCGACATGATCCTCGACCCCGACGACCGGCTCTGGGTGCTCGAGATCAACGCGATCCCCGGGATGACCGACACGAGCCTGCTGCCGAAGGCGGCCGAGGCGGCGGGGCTCGGCTTCGACGAGGTCGTGGAGCGGATCCTCGCGGAGGCCGCGCTCGGGGCGTGA
- a CDS encoding PLP-dependent aminotransferase family protein: MHPPEGDPTHPRTPPPRHRPHESALTPGDSARYDVRFASRAAGIVSSVMRDLMSLSERPDIISLAGGFPNTESFAREMFDEVIEVVARDHLASALQYGPTEGLLEMRERIVEIMGGDGARVGVDDVMVTTGGQQAIDLSIRTFVNPGDTILAEGPTYPGAVPCFTTYEARVEHIPMDGDGLRTDLVEEALSRLAAEGRTPKLLYTIPNFHNPAGVTMSLERREHLIRLAHDRELLIVEDNPYGQIRFEGEPLPSLWELDDGAGWVIHLSTFSKILSPGLRVGWVAAPASVLRKMNLGKQAADLCTSTMSQRFIIEYMRRYDWRDYVQRLNGIYRSRRDAMLRALEEEMPPEAVWTRPEGGLFVWATLPAYLDTTHLLASASEKHAVGFVPGRGAFLDGRGGDSMRLNFSGVPEAVISEGVRRLGVAVSEMTELHRALGGLT, translated from the coding sequence ATGCACCCCCCCGAGGGAGACCCGACGCACCCACGGACCCCCCCGCCGCGGCACCGGCCGCACGAGAGCGCCCTGACCCCGGGCGACTCGGCACGCTACGACGTCCGCTTCGCCTCGCGCGCCGCGGGGATCGTGTCGTCGGTGATGCGCGACCTGATGTCGCTGTCGGAGCGTCCCGACATCATCTCGCTCGCCGGCGGCTTCCCGAACACCGAGTCGTTCGCCCGGGAGATGTTCGACGAGGTGATCGAGGTGGTCGCCCGCGACCACCTGGCGTCGGCGCTCCAGTACGGCCCCACCGAGGGGCTGCTGGAGATGCGCGAGCGGATCGTGGAGATCATGGGGGGCGACGGCGCCCGCGTCGGCGTCGACGACGTGATGGTCACGACGGGCGGCCAGCAGGCGATCGACCTCTCCATCCGGACCTTCGTGAACCCGGGGGACACGATCCTCGCGGAGGGGCCGACGTACCCCGGCGCGGTCCCCTGCTTCACCACGTACGAGGCCCGCGTCGAGCACATCCCGATGGACGGGGACGGCCTGCGCACCGACCTGGTCGAGGAGGCGTTGTCGCGCCTCGCCGCCGAGGGCCGGACGCCGAAGCTGCTCTACACGATCCCCAACTTCCACAACCCCGCCGGCGTGACGATGTCGCTGGAGCGGCGGGAGCACCTGATCCGCCTCGCGCACGACCGCGAGCTGCTGATCGTGGAGGACAACCCGTACGGGCAGATCCGGTTCGAGGGCGAGCCGCTGCCGTCGTTGTGGGAGCTCGACGACGGGGCGGGCTGGGTGATCCACCTCTCGACGTTCTCGAAGATCCTGTCGCCGGGCCTGCGCGTCGGGTGGGTCGCCGCCCCCGCGTCGGTGCTGCGCAAGATGAACCTCGGCAAGCAGGCCGCCGACCTCTGCACGTCGACGATGTCCCAGCGCTTCATCATCGAGTACATGCGCCGCTACGACTGGCGCGACTACGTGCAGCGCCTCAACGGCATCTACCGCTCCCGCCGCGACGCGATGCTGCGCGCGCTGGAGGAGGAGATGCCCCCGGAGGCGGTCTGGACCCGCCCGGAGGGCGGCCTGTTCGTGTGGGCGACGCTGCCCGCCTACCTCGACACGACCCACCTGCTGGCGTCGGCGAGCGAGAAGCACGCCGTCGGGTTCGTGCCGGGCCGCGGCGCGTTCCTCGACGGCCGCGGCGGCGACTCGATGCGCCTGAACTTCTCGGGGGTCCCCGAGGCCGTCATCAGCGAGGGCGTCCGACGCCTGGGGGTCGCCGTGTCCGAGATGACCGAGCTGCACCGCGCCCTGGGAGGGCTCACGTGA
- a CDS encoding GtrA family protein, with product MPTRSAPPPAMPQARVLRVPNIRRARRDDWQQLLRFCVVGATGYLVNLAVFSALVYGADAHHAVAALGAFAVAWTSNFVVNKFWTFRRHGLSALQQGARYLAVSLVALGLNLVLLEVLVRAGTPEVLGQAIAIAAVMPVNFLLNRRWSFR from the coding sequence GTGCCGACCCGGTCCGCCCCGCCCCCGGCAATGCCCCAGGCACGCGTGCTCCGCGTGCCGAACATCCGGCGTGCCCGACGCGACGACTGGCAGCAGCTGCTGCGGTTCTGCGTGGTCGGTGCGACGGGGTATCTGGTCAACCTCGCGGTCTTCTCGGCGCTGGTCTACGGGGCCGACGCGCATCACGCGGTCGCGGCCCTCGGCGCGTTCGCCGTGGCCTGGACCAGCAACTTCGTCGTCAACAAGTTCTGGACCTTCCGCCGCCACGGCCTGTCGGCGCTGCAGCAGGGCGCCCGGTACCTGGCGGTGAGCCTCGTCGCGCTCGGCCTGAACCTCGTCCTGCTCGAGGTGCTGGTGCGCGCCGGCACCCCCGAGGTGCTCGGCCAGGCCATCGCGATCGCCGCCGTCATGCCGGTGAACTTCCTGCTCAACCGCCGCTGGTCCTTCCGGTAG
- a CDS encoding glycosyltransferase 87 family protein, producing MTGRRRALAALLAGLALTLGAGRAAAAPVSEPTPAEATRAAGDLVRAVADKATEIQRGLDGPAPSREPTLTDDEVTAIAETSSELRDWTDGREISRTAVDYDEDDRVHTYFAVSEDADGDETVEAQVVVSDATGEITEVRTGPQVAWMMARGYEGAFGRAINRPAIWLGLCALFLLPLLPFLRPSRLISMRTLDLLVLLSFGISLIWFNRGEVFTSVPLQYPPMVYIGLRLAWIAVARTRAARHDAPDPPPGRPRRPVLGSSAPTWLLVSLLAVTLALRFGLNAFDSNVIDVGYAGVIGADRIAHGTTPYGNMPSDCGSCDTYGPLNYISYVPFELAEPWTGTWDALPAAHGAATLFDILCIAGMFTLGWRLAGMRLGIGLALAWSAFPFTGFALATNSNDSLVAATLIWGLVVARHPVGRGLLLGLALATKFAPAILLPLWSRRPFPRPAPGRTLLPFVAGLAGAAVLTGWVLLLDGADGIRAFWSRTLGYQLGRDSPFSIWGQHPGLRPVQIGLMVLVAVAAVAVLRWPRRLDMLTMTALSGALLIGVELTLTHWFYLYIPWFLPFALVAMVIEWPPPVRAERPDVPPAEAPAHDPAPVPVAT from the coding sequence GTGACCGGCCGGCGACGGGCCCTCGCGGCCCTGCTCGCGGGCCTCGCGCTCACCCTCGGGGCCGGGCGCGCGGCGGCCGCCCCGGTCAGCGAGCCGACACCCGCCGAGGCGACGCGCGCCGCCGGCGACCTCGTGCGGGCCGTCGCCGACAAGGCCACCGAGATCCAGCGGGGCCTCGACGGTCCCGCCCCCTCCCGGGAGCCGACGCTCACCGACGACGAGGTCACGGCGATCGCCGAGACCTCCTCCGAGCTCCGCGACTGGACCGACGGGCGCGAGATCTCCCGGACCGCCGTCGACTACGACGAGGACGACCGGGTCCACACCTACTTCGCGGTCAGCGAGGACGCCGACGGCGACGAGACCGTCGAGGCGCAGGTGGTCGTCTCCGACGCGACGGGCGAGATCACCGAGGTCCGCACCGGGCCGCAGGTCGCCTGGATGATGGCGCGCGGCTACGAGGGGGCGTTCGGCCGGGCGATCAACCGCCCGGCGATCTGGCTCGGCCTGTGCGCCCTCTTCCTGCTCCCGCTGCTGCCGTTCCTGCGCCCCTCCCGGCTGATCTCGATGCGCACCCTCGACCTGCTGGTGCTGCTGTCGTTCGGGATCTCGCTGATCTGGTTCAACCGGGGCGAGGTCTTCACGTCGGTCCCGCTGCAGTACCCGCCGATGGTCTACATCGGACTGCGCCTCGCGTGGATCGCGGTGGCCCGCACCCGCGCGGCGCGCCACGACGCCCCCGACCCGCCGCCGGGACGGCCGCGCCGGCCGGTGCTCGGCAGCTCCGCGCCCACGTGGCTGCTGGTCAGCCTGCTCGCCGTGACCCTCGCCCTGCGCTTCGGCCTGAACGCCTTCGACTCGAACGTGATCGACGTCGGCTACGCGGGGGTGATCGGCGCGGACCGGATCGCCCACGGCACCACCCCCTACGGGAACATGCCGAGCGACTGCGGCAGCTGCGACACGTACGGGCCGCTGAACTACATCTCGTACGTCCCGTTCGAGCTGGCGGAGCCGTGGACCGGGACGTGGGACGCCCTCCCCGCCGCCCACGGCGCCGCGACGCTCTTCGACATCCTCTGCATCGCCGGGATGTTCACGCTCGGGTGGCGCCTCGCCGGGATGCGCCTCGGCATCGGCCTCGCGCTCGCGTGGTCGGCGTTCCCCTTCACCGGCTTCGCCCTCGCGACGAACTCCAACGACTCCCTCGTCGCGGCGACCCTGATCTGGGGGCTCGTCGTCGCACGGCACCCCGTCGGCCGCGGCCTGCTGCTCGGGCTGGCGCTCGCCACCAAGTTCGCGCCGGCGATCCTGCTGCCGTTGTGGAGCCGGCGTCCGTTCCCGCGCCCGGCGCCGGGGCGGACCCTGCTCCCGTTCGTCGCGGGGCTCGCCGGCGCCGCCGTGCTGACGGGCTGGGTGCTGCTGCTCGACGGCGCCGACGGGATCCGCGCGTTCTGGTCCCGTACGCTCGGCTACCAGCTGGGGCGCGACTCGCCGTTCTCGATCTGGGGGCAGCACCCCGGCCTGCGCCCGGTGCAGATCGGGTTGATGGTCCTGGTCGCCGTCGCCGCGGTGGCCGTGCTGCGCTGGCCACGGCGGCTGGACATGCTCACCATGACCGCGCTCTCCGGCGCACTCCTGATCGGTGTCGAGCTGACCCTGACCCACTGGTTCTACCTCTACATCCCCTGGTTCCTGCCGTTCGCGCTGGTGGCGATGGTGATCGAGTGGCCGCCCCCCGTCCGCGCCGAGCGCCCCGACGTGCCACCCGCCGAGGCGCCCGCGCACGACCCGGCGCCCGTCCCGGTGGCGACGTGA
- a CDS encoding glycosyltransferase 87 family protein — protein sequence MTGRWALPAGAVALAALVWAIPLQLGVYADAVITDIPVYRRAYEEIAAGGVPYADFSLEYPPLAGALFWLAGALPGPYGVTFSVLMCLCLCATVLGVIALGRAIGLDGRRQTVAAVLTAVSPLLIGNLVETRFDLALAALLVWTLWAAATERWRLAWGLLAAATLLKLVPLALIPVLVIWQRHRQGNRGALAGVAACLGIVAAVMAPFVIMSPSGTWDLVQYHLDRPLQIEATASAYLLGLHALADIGITVENSFGSQGLSGTGPAVLAGLSTLALIVILVAIAWTLWLGLHRARHPGDARLFVAASAATVVALLVCGKVLSPQFLVWLLPVCFLVAGRFGPASAALAAAAMLLTFSYFPHRYFDLVALDSLPIGLLVLRDSVLIALLAACWPRPSIAGRPLGRVLGRERTDPMRADQAVSARYLTD from the coding sequence GTGACCGGCCGCTGGGCCCTGCCCGCGGGCGCCGTGGCGCTCGCGGCGCTCGTCTGGGCGATCCCCCTGCAGCTCGGCGTCTACGCCGACGCCGTCATCACCGACATCCCCGTCTACCGGCGCGCCTACGAGGAGATCGCCGCCGGCGGGGTGCCGTACGCCGACTTCAGCCTCGAGTACCCGCCGCTCGCGGGGGCGCTGTTCTGGCTCGCCGGCGCGCTGCCGGGTCCCTACGGGGTGACCTTCTCGGTGCTGATGTGCCTCTGCCTCTGCGCCACCGTGCTCGGCGTGATCGCCCTGGGGCGGGCGATCGGGCTCGACGGGCGGCGCCAGACGGTGGCGGCGGTGCTCACCGCCGTCAGCCCCCTGCTGATCGGCAACCTCGTCGAGACCCGGTTCGACCTCGCCCTCGCGGCGCTGCTCGTCTGGACGCTGTGGGCGGCGGCGACGGAGCGGTGGAGGCTTGCGTGGGGGCTCCTCGCCGCCGCGACGCTGCTGAAGCTGGTCCCCCTCGCCCTGATCCCCGTCCTCGTGATCTGGCAGCGGCACCGGCAGGGCAACCGCGGCGCCCTCGCCGGCGTCGCGGCCTGCCTCGGGATCGTCGCGGCCGTGATGGCGCCGTTCGTGATCATGTCGCCGTCGGGGACCTGGGACCTCGTGCAGTACCACCTCGACCGCCCCCTGCAGATCGAGGCGACCGCCTCCGCCTACCTGCTCGGGCTGCACGCCCTCGCGGACATCGGCATCACCGTCGAGAACTCGTTCGGCAGCCAGGGGCTCTCCGGGACGGGCCCGGCGGTGCTCGCCGGCCTCTCCACGCTCGCGCTGATCGTGATCCTGGTCGCGATCGCGTGGACGCTGTGGCTGGGGCTGCACCGCGCCCGCCACCCCGGCGACGCCCGCCTGTTCGTCGCGGCGAGCGCGGCGACGGTGGTCGCCCTGCTCGTGTGCGGGAAGGTGCTGTCCCCCCAGTTCCTGGTGTGGCTGCTGCCCGTCTGCTTCCTCGTCGCCGGCCGCTTCGGGCCCGCGTCCGCGGCGCTGGCCGCCGCGGCGATGCTGCTGACGTTCAGCTACTTCCCGCACCGCTACTTCGACCTGGTCGCGCTCGACAGCCTCCCGATCGGGCTGCTGGTGCTCCGCGACAGCGTCCTGATCGCCCTGCTCGCGGCGTGCTGGCCGCGGCCGAGCATCGCCGGGCGGCCCCTCGGGCGCGTCCTCGGGCGGGAGCGCACCGACCCGATGCGCGCCGACCAGGCCGTCTCCGCCCGCTACCTCACGGACTGA
- a CDS encoding TIGR00282 family metallophosphoesterase, translated as MRAILVGDVVGGVGMRALLAALPGLRETHRPDVVIVNAENAAAGAGTSPRQARDLLDAGVDVLTGGNHTLQKPEIYPMLETEPRMLRPANIAVRAPGRGLTTVETAAGPVSVVNVMGSVFLTAAQSPFAVIDDLVAEARRAATFVFVDVHAEATSEKIALGHHLAGRVTAVVGTHTHVQTADARLLEGGTAYLTDLGMTGPHDSVIGVRKEIVLRRFLGSTPGRFEPADGGVLVQGAVVDAGDDGRATAISTFSLEG; from the coding sequence ATGCGGGCGATCCTGGTGGGTGACGTGGTCGGCGGGGTGGGCATGCGCGCCCTGCTCGCGGCCCTGCCCGGGTTGCGGGAGACGCACCGGCCGGACGTGGTGATCGTCAACGCCGAGAACGCCGCCGCCGGCGCCGGCACCTCGCCCCGCCAGGCGCGCGACCTGCTCGACGCGGGCGTCGACGTGCTCACCGGCGGCAACCACACGCTGCAGAAGCCCGAGATCTACCCGATGCTCGAGACCGAGCCCCGGATGCTGCGCCCCGCCAACATCGCCGTCCGCGCCCCCGGGCGCGGCCTGACGACGGTCGAGACGGCGGCGGGTCCCGTCAGCGTCGTCAACGTCATGGGGTCGGTGTTCCTGACGGCGGCTCAGAGCCCGTTCGCGGTGATCGACGACCTCGTCGCCGAGGCGCGGCGCGCGGCGACGTTCGTGTTCGTCGACGTCCACGCGGAGGCGACGAGCGAGAAGATCGCCCTCGGCCACCACCTCGCCGGGCGCGTGACCGCCGTCGTCGGGACGCACACCCACGTCCAGACGGCCGACGCGCGGCTGCTGGAGGGTGGGACGGCGTACCTCACCGACCTCGGCATGACCGGCCCGCACGACTCCGTCATCGGCGTCCGCAAGGAGATCGTGCTGCGCCGGTTCCTCGGCTCCACGCCGGGGCGCTTCGAGCCCGCCGACGGCGGAGTGCTGGTGCAGGGGGCGGTGGTCGACGCGGGCGACGACGGCCGCGCGACCGCCATCTCCACCTTCAGTCTCGAGGGCTGA
- a CDS encoding M23 family metallopeptidase, translating into MPPLTREQLAARRTSRRRRAFRRDRRAIVSAAIPVIVVAVLALVLGAMGGGGTDAAGPLASPVASPELGTGARPPEMVIARAEGVQVHIPVDPERVTAAAFHAIDDASGVPLESTGALRIHQAPRRDRVGPDTAGLSVGAPAGTTVYAPVDGTVASVTNYTVFGKIEGYEVTITPAVAASGLVLRMTHITDPASGSRPSVGESVRAGITVLGRVHDFSAVAEQEISQFTADDGNHVDLELLRTEASLIV; encoded by the coding sequence ATGCCCCCCCTCACCAGGGAGCAGCTCGCCGCCCGTCGGACGTCACGACGGCGCCGGGCGTTCCGGCGGGACCGCCGCGCCATCGTCTCCGCCGCCATCCCCGTGATCGTCGTCGCCGTGCTCGCGCTCGTGCTCGGCGCCATGGGCGGGGGCGGCACCGACGCCGCGGGTCCGTTGGCGTCCCCGGTCGCCTCGCCGGAGCTCGGGACGGGCGCCCGCCCCCCCGAGATGGTCATCGCCCGCGCCGAGGGCGTGCAGGTGCACATCCCCGTCGACCCCGAGCGCGTGACCGCCGCGGCGTTCCACGCGATCGACGACGCCTCCGGCGTCCCGCTGGAGTCGACCGGCGCCCTGCGCATCCACCAGGCGCCGCGCCGCGACCGCGTCGGCCCGGACACCGCCGGCCTCTCCGTCGGCGCCCCCGCCGGCACGACGGTCTACGCGCCGGTGGACGGCACCGTCGCCAGCGTCACGAACTACACCGTCTTCGGGAAGATCGAGGGCTACGAGGTCACGATCACCCCCGCCGTGGCCGCGAGCGGCCTGGTGCTGAGGATGACGCACATCACCGACCCGGCGTCGGGTTCGCGCCCGAGCGTCGGCGAGTCGGTCCGCGCCGGCATCACGGTCCTCGGCCGGGTCCACGACTTCTCGGCCGTGGCCGAGCAGGAGATCTCCCAGTTCACGGCCGACGACGGCAACCACGTCGACCTCGAGCTGCTCCGCACCGAGGCCTCGCTGATCGTCTGA